In one window of Vibrio pelagius DNA:
- the hyi gene encoding hydroxypyruvate isomerase, with amino-acid sequence MAKFAANLSMLFTEVDFMDRFEAAADAGFQGVEYLFPYAFDAQAIKQKLVENNLEQVLFNLPAGDWEAGDRGIAVDPARVEEFQAGVPKAIEYAKALGCKQVNCLAGIVPQGVTPQDAHSAFVINLHYAANALAAEGISLVIEAINTRDIPGFFLNTTEQAKAIIKEVGSDNLSIQYDIYHMQIMEGDLTPTMQQNIGQIAHVQLADNPGRHEPGTGEVNYPFVLNYLDELGYQGWVGCEYKPKTTTTEGLGWLHQYR; translated from the coding sequence ATGGCGAAATTTGCGGCTAATTTGTCAATGTTATTCACTGAAGTGGATTTTATGGATCGTTTTGAAGCGGCTGCCGATGCAGGGTTTCAAGGCGTCGAATATCTATTCCCATATGCTTTTGACGCGCAAGCGATCAAACAGAAGTTGGTTGAGAACAACCTAGAACAGGTGCTGTTTAACTTGCCGGCTGGTGATTGGGAGGCGGGTGACCGAGGTATTGCGGTTGACCCTGCAAGAGTTGAAGAGTTTCAAGCGGGCGTGCCGAAAGCAATAGAGTACGCCAAAGCGCTAGGTTGCAAACAGGTGAACTGCTTAGCGGGAATTGTGCCGCAAGGGGTGACTCCGCAAGATGCGCACTCTGCGTTTGTGATTAACCTTCACTATGCGGCAAACGCACTGGCGGCTGAAGGAATAAGTTTAGTGATTGAAGCGATCAACACGCGCGACATTCCGGGCTTCTTCCTCAACACCACGGAACAGGCGAAAGCGATCATTAAAGAAGTCGGGAGCGACAACCTCTCGATTCAATACGACATCTACCACATGCAGATCATGGAAGGCGATCTTACGCCAACTATGCAGCAGAACATTGGTCAGATAGCTCACGTCCAATTGGCTGACAATCCAGGTCGTCATGAGCCGGGAACGGGGGAGGTCAACTACCCATTTGTGCTCAACTACCTAGATGAATTGGGCTACCAAGGTTGGGTGGGCTGTGAGTACAAACCGAAAACGACCACTACAGAAGGCCTTGGTTGGCTGCACCAGTACCGTTAA
- the gcl gene encoding glyoxylate carboligase yields MAIMKAIEAAVEVLKREGVDIAFGVPGAAINPMYAAMKKLGGIDHVLARHVEGASHMAEGYTRTNQDNIGVCIGTSGPAGTDMITGLYSASADSIPILCITGQAPRARLHKEDFQAVDIESIAQPVTKWATTVLEPAQVPRAFQKAFHLMRSGRPGPVLIDLPLDVQLAEIEFDIDSYEPLEPYKPTATRQQIEKALAMMAEAEKPLIVSGGGVINAGASELLQQFAEITGVPVIPTLMGWGSIPDDHELMAGMVGLQTSHRYGNETMLNSDFVFGVGNRWANRHTGSVDVYTEGRKFVHVDIEPTQIGRVFCPDLGIVSDAKSALELMVEVAREWRDAGKLPNRSDWAGECQQRKATMLRKTNFEEAPMKPMRVYEEMNKAFGRDTCYVSTIGLSQIAAAQFLHVYKPRHWINCGQAGPLGWTTPAALGVRAADPNRDIVAISGDYDFQFMIEELAVGAQFNLPYIHVLVNNSYLGLIRQAQRQFDIDYCVQLAFDNQNAPELEGYGVDHVAVVEGLGCKAIRVREPEQIAPAFEQAKALMNKHKVPVVVELILERVTNISMGVEINAINEFEPLAETHEDAPTALAHK; encoded by the coding sequence ATGGCAATTATGAAAGCGATTGAAGCAGCGGTTGAAGTGCTTAAACGTGAAGGAGTAGACATCGCATTTGGTGTTCCGGGCGCAGCAATTAACCCTATGTATGCGGCGATGAAAAAGCTTGGTGGTATTGATCACGTTCTAGCTCGTCATGTCGAAGGCGCTTCGCATATGGCAGAAGGATATACTCGCACCAATCAGGATAATATTGGTGTCTGTATCGGTACTTCTGGCCCAGCGGGAACGGACATGATTACCGGTCTATATTCAGCCTCGGCTGACTCTATTCCTATCTTATGTATTACAGGTCAGGCTCCGCGAGCTAGGCTACACAAAGAGGACTTTCAAGCGGTAGATATTGAATCGATCGCTCAGCCTGTCACTAAGTGGGCGACGACGGTACTCGAACCCGCCCAAGTGCCTCGCGCGTTTCAAAAAGCCTTTCATTTGATGCGTTCTGGTCGACCGGGTCCAGTTCTTATTGATTTGCCGTTAGATGTTCAGTTGGCGGAAATTGAGTTCGATATTGACTCTTATGAACCGCTAGAGCCTTACAAGCCAACGGCAACCAGACAACAAATCGAGAAAGCACTCGCAATGATGGCGGAAGCGGAGAAGCCATTGATTGTTTCTGGTGGCGGCGTGATCAACGCGGGTGCCTCTGAACTTCTTCAGCAGTTTGCAGAGATCACTGGTGTTCCTGTTATACCAACGCTGATGGGTTGGGGCTCGATTCCAGACGACCATGAATTAATGGCCGGTATGGTAGGGCTACAAACCTCCCACCGTTACGGTAATGAAACTATGTTGAATTCGGATTTTGTATTCGGTGTTGGTAACCGCTGGGCAAACCGTCATACCGGCTCTGTGGATGTGTACACTGAAGGTCGAAAATTCGTGCATGTTGATATTGAACCAACTCAAATTGGTCGAGTGTTCTGCCCAGATCTAGGCATTGTTTCTGACGCTAAATCTGCACTAGAGCTGATGGTTGAAGTCGCTCGAGAGTGGCGCGACGCAGGCAAGTTGCCAAATAGAAGCGATTGGGCGGGGGAATGTCAGCAGCGTAAGGCGACCATGCTACGCAAAACCAATTTCGAAGAAGCACCGATGAAGCCAATGCGTGTTTATGAAGAGATGAACAAAGCTTTTGGCCGCGACACCTGTTACGTGAGTACGATAGGTCTTTCGCAGATTGCTGCGGCTCAGTTCCTTCATGTGTACAAACCGCGCCACTGGATCAACTGTGGTCAGGCTGGCCCGCTAGGTTGGACAACCCCTGCTGCGTTAGGTGTTCGAGCTGCTGATCCAAATCGTGACATCGTGGCTATCTCCGGTGACTACGATTTCCAATTCATGATTGAAGAGTTGGCGGTAGGTGCACAGTTTAATCTGCCTTATATCCATGTACTGGTGAACAACTCTTACCTAGGTCTGATTCGTCAAGCTCAACGTCAGTTTGATATCGATTACTGTGTACAGCTGGCATTTGATAACCAGAATGCGCCAGAGCTTGAAGGCTACGGTGTAGACCATGTTGCCGTTGTAGAAGGCTTGGGCTGTAAGGCGATTCGAGTACGCGAGCCAGAGCAAATTGCGCCGGCGTTTGAACAAGCTAAAGCGCTTATGAACAAGCATAAAGTGCCAGTCGTTGTTGAATTGATTCTTGAGCGAGTGACCAACATTTCGATGGGTGTTGAGATCAATGCCATCAACGAGTTTGAGCCGCTAGCGGAGACTCACGAAGACGCGCCGACCGCGCTTGCGCACAAATAA
- a CDS encoding MarR family winged helix-turn-helix transcriptional regulator encodes MDAIDRVVEQWAKEKPDLETEPMAIMGRVMRIAKYMETQVADLHKQYDMKLGEFDVLATLRRSGKPYRLTPSELIGSMMLTSGAMTNRLDKLEAKGLISREHSKEDRRSVSVKLTRNGLTLIDEMMTEHVEMQKKLVKTLSASQKKNTNQLLKTWLSAYE; translated from the coding sequence ATGGATGCTATTGACCGCGTGGTAGAACAATGGGCAAAGGAAAAGCCCGACCTAGAGACAGAGCCGATGGCGATTATGGGCCGAGTAATGCGTATCGCCAAATACATGGAGACACAAGTTGCCGACCTTCATAAACAATACGATATGAAGCTAGGCGAGTTTGATGTATTGGCGACGTTACGACGCTCTGGTAAGCCTTATCGACTCACCCCATCAGAGCTCATTGGTTCAATGATGTTGACTTCTGGTGCCATGACTAACCGATTAGATAAGCTAGAAGCCAAGGGGCTTATTAGCCGTGAGCACAGCAAAGAAGACCGTCGTAGTGTGAGTGTTAAGCTCACAAGAAATGGCCTAACCCTGATTGATGAGATGATGACTGAACATGTTGAGATGCAGAAGAAGTTGGTGAAAACTCTCTCCGCAAGTCAGAAGAAAAATACCAATCAACTGCTGAAAACATGGCTAAGTGCATACGAATAA
- the aceB gene encoding malate synthase A, whose protein sequence is MMNDVKEREEALCMQVLGNMDNAEYKKILSKDALIFLEALMKKFGERRQNLLTDREAKQAQFDAGALPDFRDDTAAIRDDKTWKVATPPPELLDRRVEITGPIERKMVINALNSGAKVFMCCFEDASSPTWENMVDGQINLRDANLGTISYYDEKKQKNYQLVNNPALLIARPRGIHLPEQSIQFNNQPIAGCLMDFALYFFHNYHSRAEQGLGVYYYIPKLESMEEAQWWDDIFSFTEQYFKVPKGTIRATVLIETLPAVFQMDEILYAMRDHIVAMNCGRWDYIFSYIKTLKNHQDRILPDRHGIGMDQEFLNAYSQLLVRTCHARGALAMGGMSAFIPAKDPAEMERVTAKVIEDKQRESKNGHDGTWVAHPALVDLAMSEFDKHLDGKVNQIDFQSPQHEISAELLLKPCEGTRDEAGVRKNIRIALYYIEAWIQGHGCVPIYGLMEDAATAEISRANIWQWIHHGVTLDDGQTFTKELFHSWLYQELDTIKQEVGEARYAAGRFEETADLFYQLSTAEAFAAFLTLPSYGLLQAS, encoded by the coding sequence ATGATGAATGACGTAAAAGAGAGAGAAGAGGCTTTGTGTATGCAGGTACTTGGCAATATGGACAACGCTGAGTACAAAAAGATCCTGTCTAAAGATGCTTTGATCTTCTTAGAAGCACTGATGAAAAAGTTTGGAGAGCGCCGTCAAAACCTGCTAACTGACCGCGAAGCTAAACAAGCCCAATTCGATGCGGGTGCATTGCCTGATTTCAGAGACGATACGGCAGCGATTCGTGACGACAAAACGTGGAAGGTCGCGACACCGCCACCAGAACTATTAGACCGCCGCGTTGAAATCACCGGTCCTATTGAACGTAAGATGGTCATCAATGCGCTTAACTCCGGCGCTAAAGTTTTCATGTGTTGCTTTGAAGACGCTTCATCTCCGACTTGGGAGAACATGGTCGACGGTCAAATCAACCTTAGAGATGCCAACCTTGGCACCATCAGTTACTACGATGAAAAGAAGCAGAAGAACTACCAACTGGTGAATAACCCTGCGCTGTTGATCGCGCGACCACGTGGTATTCACCTGCCAGAGCAGTCTATCCAGTTTAACAACCAACCTATAGCTGGCTGCTTAATGGACTTTGCTCTCTACTTTTTCCATAACTATCACTCACGTGCAGAACAAGGTTTAGGTGTGTACTACTACATTCCAAAGCTTGAAAGCATGGAAGAAGCACAATGGTGGGACGATATCTTCAGCTTCACCGAGCAATATTTCAAAGTACCAAAAGGCACGATTCGAGCAACAGTACTGATAGAAACACTTCCAGCTGTATTCCAAATGGATGAGATTCTTTATGCGATGCGTGACCACATTGTTGCAATGAACTGTGGCCGTTGGGACTACATTTTCAGCTACATCAAAACATTAAAGAACCACCAAGACCGTATTCTGCCTGATCGTCACGGTATCGGTATGGATCAAGAGTTTCTTAACGCCTACAGCCAACTGCTAGTGAGAACCTGTCATGCTCGTGGCGCGCTGGCGATGGGCGGCATGTCGGCATTTATCCCAGCGAAAGATCCTGCAGAGATGGAGCGCGTTACCGCCAAGGTTATTGAAGACAAGCAGCGAGAATCTAAAAACGGTCATGACGGGACTTGGGTCGCGCACCCAGCATTGGTTGACCTTGCAATGTCAGAATTTGACAAACATCTAGATGGTAAGGTCAACCAAATCGACTTCCAAAGCCCACAACATGAGATCAGTGCAGAGCTTCTGCTGAAGCCTTGTGAGGGAACCCGCGACGAAGCAGGCGTGCGTAAGAACATTCGTATCGCTCTCTACTACATCGAAGCATGGATTCAAGGCCATGGTTGCGTGCCAATTTATGGACTGATGGAAGACGCTGCTACGGCTGAGATCTCTAGAGCCAATATTTGGCAATGGATTCACCACGGCGTCACGTTAGACGACGGCCAAACCTTTACTAAAGAACTCTTCCACTCTTGGCTATACCAAGAGTTAGACACCATTAAACAAGAAGTCGGAGAAGCTCGCTATGCTGCAGGTCGATTCGAAGAGACAGCCGATCTCTTCTATCAACTGTCTACAGCAGAAGCGTTCGCCGCCTTCCTAACTTTACCCAGCTATGGGCTACTGCAAGCGTCTTGA
- a CDS encoding TetR/AcrR family transcriptional regulator, with the protein MSKIRQKNQDLIIQVACEQFAMHGYAATKMVDIAKAADIPKPNVFYYFSSKDKLYNAVLESVTQPLLEASRPIEELDDPVEALSQYIQTKLIISRDHPHASKVFANEVMSGAKVLPKEIGDELYKQSQMIIDKFATWSAQGLMDDVPAHHLMFTIWAATQTYADFGWQICSVMKKDQLDDQDYEDAAKFITQLVIKGCGVKS; encoded by the coding sequence ATGTCTAAAATCAGGCAGAAGAACCAAGACTTAATCATTCAAGTGGCGTGTGAGCAGTTCGCGATGCACGGTTATGCTGCGACCAAAATGGTTGATATCGCCAAAGCTGCCGACATTCCAAAGCCTAACGTGTTCTATTACTTCAGTTCAAAAGACAAACTCTACAACGCGGTATTGGAGTCGGTGACGCAACCCTTGTTGGAAGCCTCTCGTCCAATTGAAGAGCTCGATGATCCTGTCGAAGCACTGTCGCAATACATCCAAACCAAATTAATCATCTCTCGTGATCACCCACACGCCTCCAAAGTGTTTGCCAATGAAGTGATGTCGGGCGCCAAAGTATTACCAAAAGAGATAGGTGATGAGCTTTATAAACAATCCCAGATGATCATCGACAAGTTTGCTACTTGGTCTGCACAAGGTCTGATGGACGACGTGCCTGCACATCACCTGATGTTCACTATCTGGGCCGCGACTCAAACCTATGCTGATTTCGGCTGGCAGATTTGCAGTGTGATGAAAAAAGACCAACTCGATGACCAAGATTACGAAGACGCCGCTAAATTCATCACACAGTTGGTGATAAAAGGGTGTGGCGTAAAAAGCTAA
- a CDS encoding 2-hydroxy-3-oxopropionate reductase produces the protein MSKIAFIGTGIMGKPMASNLQKAGHEILLSDHFNPAPADLVAAGATVYHSPAEVAEQADVIILMVPNTPQVEDVLFGDNGVEQGLTAGGAAGKLVIDMSSISPIATKAIAARINEGGASYLDAPVSGGEVGAINATLTIMVGGEQAAFDKARPLFEVMGKNITLVGDNGAGQTCKVANQIIVALNIEAVSEALVFASKAGADPARVRQALLGGFANSKILEVHGERMVEGTFDPGFRISLHQKDLNLALTGAEELGVSLPNTATAQQLFGECADMGGEGWDHSALIQAIEKRSDHSIR, from the coding sequence ATGTCTAAAATTGCATTTATTGGTACAGGTATCATGGGCAAACCAATGGCGAGCAACCTTCAAAAAGCTGGCCACGAAATCCTTCTTTCAGACCATTTCAACCCAGCACCTGCTGATCTTGTCGCTGCTGGTGCAACGGTTTACCACTCACCTGCGGAAGTGGCAGAGCAGGCCGATGTGATCATTCTAATGGTGCCAAACACACCTCAAGTTGAAGATGTTCTGTTTGGTGACAACGGCGTAGAGCAAGGCCTTACTGCAGGTGGTGCGGCTGGAAAGCTGGTGATTGATATGAGTTCAATTTCTCCTATCGCCACCAAAGCGATCGCAGCTCGCATTAACGAAGGCGGTGCGTCCTATCTTGATGCTCCGGTATCAGGGGGAGAAGTGGGTGCTATCAATGCAACACTGACCATCATGGTTGGTGGTGAACAGGCTGCTTTTGATAAGGCGCGTCCTCTATTTGAAGTGATGGGCAAGAACATTACCTTGGTTGGCGATAATGGCGCAGGCCAAACGTGTAAAGTCGCTAACCAAATTATCGTAGCGTTAAACATTGAAGCTGTCTCTGAGGCACTGGTATTTGCCTCTAAAGCGGGGGCCGATCCTGCTCGCGTGCGTCAGGCGCTGTTGGGTGGTTTTGCTAACTCTAAGATCTTGGAAGTGCATGGTGAGCGTATGGTGGAAGGAACCTTTGACCCAGGATTTAGAATCTCGCTGCATCAGAAAGACCTTAACCTTGCACTGACTGGCGCCGAAGAATTAGGTGTATCACTACCGAATACGGCGACGGCTCAACAACTGTTTGGTGAGTGTGCTGATATGGGCGGTGAAGGTTGGGATCACTCAGCACTCATTCAAGCCATTGAAAAACGCTCGGATCACTCAATCCGATAG
- a CDS encoding DMT family transporter: MNILLAMIPAFFWGTTYAVTQFTLQEWPPLLLGALRALPAGLLLLAVKPTLPKKGEWQIIFTLGLINIATFFGLIFVMALTLPSAISGVGMISVPVFAMIFHWVVKKQRPNLIQALSGVGLISLAWMLFNPSQISLSPVGLGAMFAAIMCIIVGSSITKSLGDRMHWWKVLTWQLILGGVILSVASATHAFIDPQPYVNAVTHFDSRNFMGLLWVIGLNTALGYGMYVWLLQRMSVVDFTFGGIANPVAGIVMGMLLMGESFTATQYSLMTGMIVMSLLPQVILAIRQPKTVPAPNKPIKAR; the protein is encoded by the coding sequence ATGAATATACTATTAGCAATGATCCCCGCCTTCTTCTGGGGTACAACTTATGCAGTGACGCAGTTTACGCTACAGGAGTGGCCACCATTACTACTTGGTGCTCTGCGTGCTTTACCTGCAGGGTTATTATTGCTTGCTGTGAAACCTACTCTACCTAAAAAAGGCGAGTGGCAGATCATTTTCACACTAGGTTTAATCAATATTGCGACCTTCTTCGGTCTGATTTTTGTTATGGCTCTCACCTTGCCTTCTGCCATTTCAGGCGTAGGTATGATCTCAGTGCCTGTATTCGCAATGATTTTCCATTGGGTTGTTAAAAAGCAGCGCCCTAACCTGATTCAAGCTCTGTCGGGTGTAGGTCTAATTTCACTGGCGTGGATGCTGTTCAATCCAAGTCAGATCTCGCTCAGCCCTGTCGGGTTAGGTGCTATGTTTGCCGCTATCATGTGTATCATTGTGGGCAGCAGCATTACTAAATCGCTCGGCGATCGCATGCATTGGTGGAAAGTACTGACTTGGCAATTGATTCTTGGTGGTGTGATCTTGTCGGTGGCTTCGGCGACTCACGCTTTCATCGACCCGCAACCTTACGTCAACGCGGTAACGCACTTCGATTCGCGTAACTTTATGGGTCTGCTATGGGTAATTGGTTTGAATACGGCGCTGGGTTACGGCATGTACGTGTGGCTTCTGCAGCGTATGTCAGTGGTCGACTTTACCTTTGGTGGTATTGCTAACCCAGTCGCTGGTATCGTAATGGGTATGTTGTTGATGGGTGAATCATTCACTGCTACTCAGTACTCGCTAATGACAGGTATGATTGTGATGTCACTACTCCCTCAAGTCATCCTTGCGATTCGACAACCTAAAACAGTACCCGCGCCGAACAAGCCGATAAAAGCAAGATAA
- a CDS encoding glycerate kinase type-2 family protein encodes MDIDAKQFLHTLFSSAVNEALPRNHIEPFLSESIFYRSSNQAGRTVVIGAGKAAASMAAELEAVWRDKKKHDLALRELEGLVVTRYEHTAPCEHIEVIEAAHPVPDEMGLEVSQRMLKLVKNLSADDTVICLLSGGGSALLSLPGGDITLAEKQQINKALLKSGAAIDEMNCVRKHLSLIKGGRLAKAAYPARVVSLAISDVPGDDISVIASGPTVPDTTTRFDALAILERYRIDMPTSVFEWLNNPESETIKPDDSCWKSAEHHIIATPMSALESAAAEAEGLGVPAYVLSDCIEGEAREVAKVHAALAKQVASRQHPFKTPCVLLSGGETTVTVKGNGRGGRNCEFLLSLFNELKGHDNIYALAADTDGIDGVEDNAGAWITPNTWQQSEALSLKAETYLDANNSYDFFDKVDVLLTTGPTLTNVNDFRAILIL; translated from the coding sequence ATGGACATCGATGCTAAACAGTTTTTACATACCCTTTTCTCTAGCGCAGTTAATGAAGCGCTACCGCGAAACCACATCGAACCTTTTCTTTCTGAATCTATTTTTTATCGCTCCTCCAATCAGGCTGGACGTACGGTGGTGATCGGTGCGGGTAAAGCGGCTGCGTCGATGGCAGCAGAGTTAGAAGCTGTATGGCGAGATAAGAAAAAGCATGATCTCGCACTTCGAGAGCTTGAAGGTCTGGTGGTCACTCGTTACGAACATACCGCACCCTGTGAGCATATTGAAGTCATCGAAGCGGCGCACCCAGTACCCGATGAAATGGGGCTAGAGGTGAGCCAGCGAATGCTAAAATTGGTGAAGAACTTAAGTGCTGATGACACAGTGATCTGCTTATTGTCAGGCGGAGGTTCGGCACTATTGAGTCTACCCGGTGGTGATATCACTCTTGCTGAGAAGCAGCAGATCAACAAAGCTCTGCTTAAGTCTGGCGCAGCAATTGATGAGATGAATTGTGTGCGCAAACACCTATCGCTAATCAAAGGCGGGCGTCTTGCAAAAGCAGCCTATCCTGCAAGAGTAGTTTCATTGGCCATTTCAGATGTACCCGGTGATGACATCAGTGTGATTGCATCGGGTCCAACCGTTCCGGATACCACGACTCGCTTTGATGCACTCGCCATCTTAGAGCGTTATCGAATTGATATGCCAACGTCAGTATTTGAGTGGCTCAATAATCCAGAATCGGAGACCATCAAACCTGATGATTCATGTTGGAAGAGCGCTGAACACCATATTATCGCGACCCCGATGTCAGCGTTAGAGTCTGCCGCTGCGGAAGCTGAAGGGTTAGGAGTTCCTGCGTATGTTTTAAGTGATTGCATTGAGGGCGAAGCGAGGGAGGTCGCTAAGGTGCATGCTGCGCTGGCGAAACAAGTGGCTAGTCGACAGCACCCTTTTAAGACGCCTTGCGTATTACTTTCAGGTGGAGAAACGACGGTAACCGTTAAGGGCAATGGTAGAGGCGGGCGTAACTGTGAATTTTTGTTAAGTTTATTCAATGAACTCAAAGGGCATGACAACATCTACGCACTGGCGGCGGACACCGACGGTATTGATGGGGTTGAAGATAACGCAGGGGCTTGGATCACGCCGAATACGTGGCAACAGAGTGAGGCACTGTCTTTGAAAGCGGAAACTTATTTAGATGCTAATAATAGTTATGACTTCTTTGACAAGGTTGATGTGCTACTAACAACGGGGCCGACACTGACCAACGTAAACGACTTTCGAGCGATTTTGATACTTTAA
- a CDS encoding GlcG/HbpS family heme-binding protein, with protein sequence MGSLTLQQALTIIDGTFKAGRKIHTEPLTVAVLDSGGKLISLQRQDGSSMMRPDIAIAKAWGALALGCSSRKLAQDADNRPAFISAVNVLAHGNMVPVPGGLLIRDKDRTVLGAIGVSGDISDIDESCAINGIGCADLYSDEMLQA encoded by the coding sequence ATGGGAAGTTTGACTCTACAACAAGCGTTAACCATCATAGATGGAACCTTTAAAGCAGGCAGAAAGATCCATACTGAGCCGCTAACCGTTGCGGTTTTAGACAGCGGCGGCAAGCTCATCTCTCTGCAACGTCAGGATGGCTCTAGCATGATGCGACCAGACATCGCCATTGCTAAAGCTTGGGGAGCGCTCGCACTCGGTTGCTCTTCTAGAAAACTCGCCCAAGATGCTGATAACAGACCAGCATTTATCTCCGCAGTCAACGTGCTCGCACACGGAAACATGGTGCCTGTACCAGGGGGTCTACTCATTAGAGATAAAGATAGAACCGTACTCGGTGCCATTGGCGTCAGTGGTGATATCTCAGATATCGACGAAAGCTGCGCGATTAATGGAATTGGCTGTGCAGACCTTTACAGCGATGAGATGCTGCAAGCCTAA
- a CDS encoding 8-oxoguanine deaminase translates to METIWIKNPLAIYTGTSTNAQGGLVVRGNTIVELVGKHQEPTIPVDYSVDASRHVVTPGLINAHHHFYQTLTRAYPGALNKELFHWLKSLYPVWANLDAEMMSLATELALVELMMSGCTTASDHHYLLPNGLEHAIDLQVEAAEKLGVRAIFTRGSMSLGEDEGGLPPRHTIQTEQTIIDDSQRLIRDYHQRDEGAMVQIALAPCSPFSVTTDLMKETARISERENVMMHTHLCETLDEEDFCIEKFGLRPVDYLEDVGWLNDRTWLAHGIHFNPEEIKRLGAAGVGISHCPTSNMMLASGICKNNDLEAAGVKVGLGVDGSASNDGSNMIAEVRMAMYLQRLQYGSANVSHFDALRWATSGSARAMGRTDIGTLEVGKQADIAMFKLDDIRFSGSHDPLAALLLCGAQQADKVMIAGQWRVNDGVVIGVDMEHLMHRHHAAAMRLGKLAMSA, encoded by the coding sequence ATGGAAACCATCTGGATTAAGAATCCACTCGCAATTTACACTGGCACAAGTACCAATGCACAAGGCGGACTCGTCGTCAGAGGTAATACCATTGTCGAGTTAGTAGGCAAACATCAAGAACCAACTATCCCTGTCGACTACAGTGTTGATGCCTCGCGTCATGTTGTCACACCAGGGCTGATTAACGCCCACCATCACTTCTATCAAACTCTTACTCGTGCCTACCCTGGCGCGCTCAACAAAGAGCTTTTTCATTGGCTGAAAAGTTTGTACCCAGTTTGGGCAAACCTCGATGCCGAAATGATGAGCCTTGCCACTGAGCTGGCCTTGGTCGAACTGATGATGTCTGGTTGCACCACGGCTTCCGACCACCATTACCTACTTCCTAACGGGCTTGAACACGCCATTGACTTGCAAGTCGAAGCTGCCGAAAAGCTCGGTGTTAGGGCTATCTTTACTCGCGGCTCAATGAGTTTAGGAGAAGATGAAGGTGGGCTACCTCCAAGGCACACCATCCAGACTGAGCAAACCATCATCGATGATAGCCAGCGCTTGATCCGAGACTACCATCAGCGAGATGAAGGTGCGATGGTTCAAATTGCCCTTGCGCCGTGCTCACCATTCTCGGTCACCACAGATTTGATGAAAGAGACAGCTCGAATTAGCGAGCGTGAAAACGTGATGATGCACACTCACCTATGCGAGACCCTAGATGAAGAAGATTTCTGTATTGAGAAGTTTGGATTACGCCCGGTCGATTATCTCGAAGATGTGGGCTGGCTCAATGACCGAACTTGGTTAGCTCACGGTATCCACTTCAATCCGGAAGAGATAAAACGTTTAGGGGCGGCAGGCGTTGGTATCAGCCATTGTCCAACATCGAACATGATGCTTGCTTCAGGCATATGTAAGAACAACGACCTTGAAGCCGCTGGCGTGAAAGTCGGTCTCGGTGTTGATGGTTCGGCCTCGAATGATGGTTCGAATATGATTGCCGAAGTGCGAATGGCAATGTATCTACAAAGGCTGCAGTACGGCTCTGCCAATGTCTCGCACTTTGATGCACTTCGCTGGGCAACATCGGGGTCTGCACGTGCAATGGGCCGTACCGATATCGGTACTCTTGAGGTTGGCAAACAAGCCGATATCGCTATGTTCAAGCTTGATGATATTCGTTTCTCTGGCAGTCACGATCCGCTCGCCGCACTGCTTTTGTGTGGTGCCCAACAAGCAGACAAAGTAATGATAGCCGGACAATGGCGTGTCAACGATGGCGTAGTGATAGGTGTCGATATGGAACATCTCATGCACCGCCACCACGCCGCCGCAATGAGGCTTGGTAAGCTGGCAATGAGTGCCTAA